A window of the Trichoderma asperellum chromosome 6, complete sequence genome harbors these coding sequences:
- a CDS encoding uncharacterized protein (EggNog:ENOG41~TransMembrane:14 (i20-41o47-67i87-107o113-134i146-168o174-193i214-235o247-267i288-311o323-346i353-371o377-403i424-442o485-511i)), whose product MDESTPLLQNQHQYLSQRRLLVVFPALALIHFISFLDQTAISTSLPAIAASLDIGASISWVGASFLVTSTSIQLINGRLSDIFGRKASLVAAISIMGVANLLCGLSTTPIELFAARALAGFGAGAINALVQIAIADITTLEQRGYYFGIMGVAVALGNGLGPVIGGLLTQAVGWRWAFWFICPLCVVAIGYLVSVWPVSHTSSAEYQIWDKLKLVDWAGALTSLFGIALLLIPISQGGSTQDWGSPATVAMFVAGGVLLGVFLAVEFQFAKLPLLPARLFRYGRSTNILIFVNIIIGWIFWGTMFVLPLYLQNVRSLSPAQAGALTLPMVITHGLTSGLTGILISAIGRYKPIIVTGAVCWVLGAIGKMDYHQTTPVWRIIVVGVFDGVGVGCSMQPVLVGLFAGSDAQDRAVMTGLRNFLRDFGGATGTTVSGAILSNLLLSQLKSVFSPALIAKLTSSAFALKDLDLSDEERNMISQAYTNGLHAIFTFFAVLSAVYVCACLCIHDYGLRRETGKQQQRGIVGPSTVESSENE is encoded by the exons ATGGACGAATCAACGCCCCTTCTACAAAACCAGCATCAATATCTCTCCCAGAGACGGCTGTTGGTTGTCTTCCCAGCACTCGCTTTGATAcattttatttcctttctcgACCAAACAGCTATTTCGACGAGTCTGCCTGCCATCGCAGCTTCGTTGGATATCGGCGCGTCAATCTCGTGGGTGGGAGCGAGCTTCCTCgtcaccagcaccagcatccaGCTGATCAATGGCCGACTCTCGGACATATTTGGTCGCAAGGCCTCGCTGGTCGCGGCTATATCAATCATGGGCGTTGCAAACCTGCTTTGCGGCCTTTCTACGACACCAATAGAGCTGTTCGCCGCTCGCGCACTCGCCGGGTTTGGCGCGGGAGCCATCAATGCGCTCGTGCAGATTGCCATTGCCGACATCACGACGTTGGAGCAGCGCGGCTACTATTTCGGCATCATGGGCGTGGCAGTGGCACTTGGGAACGGCTTAGGCCCTGTTATCGGCGGGCTGCTTACCCAGGCGGTTGGATGGCGGTGGGCATTCTGGTTTATCTGCCCCTTGTGCGTGGTCGCCATCGGCTATCTCGTCTCGGTGTGGCCTGTTTCACACACGTCCTCGGCTGAATATCAAATCTGGGACaagctgaagctggtggACTGGGCAGGGGCTCTGACGAGTCTGTTTGGCATCGCATTGCTTCTG ATTCCGATATCCCAAGGCGGTTCTACCCAGGACTGGGGCTCGCCGGCGACTGTAGCCATGTTCGTTGCTGGTGGAGTGCTGCTTGGTGTCTTCTTGGCGGTCGAGTTCCAATTTGCGAAGCTGCCTCTGTTGCCGGCTCGTCTGTTCCGCTACGGCCGCTCCACCAACATCCTGATATTcgtcaacatcatcatcggctGGATCTTCTGGGGCACCATGTTTGTTCTACCGCTGTATCTGCAGAATGTCCGCAGTTTGAGCCCTGCCCAGGCCGGAGCCTTGACGCTGCCCATGGTCATCACTCATGGGCTTACATCGGGCCTGACCGGCATCCTCATATCCGCCATTGGGCGCTACAAACCCATCATCGTTACCGGAGCCGTTTGCTGGGTCCTGGGAGCGATTGGAAAGATGGATTACCACCAGACGACCCCAGTCTGGAGGATCATCGTCGTTGGTGTCTTTGACGGTGTAGGCGTAGGCTGCTCCATGCAGCCCG TCCTTGTAGGTCTTTTCGCTGGTTCTGACGCCCAAGATCGAGCTGTTATGACCGGATTGCGGAATTTCCTGCGAGATTTTGGAGGAGCAACTGGTACTACTG TCTCCGGCGCTATTCTAAGCAACCTGCTATTGAGTCAATTGAAGTCAGTATTTAGTCCCGCCCTCATCGCGAAGCTGACTTCGTCGGCATTCGCTTTGAAAGACCTGGATCTCAGCGATGAAGAACGAAACATGATCTCTCAGGCGTACACGAATGGCCTCCACGCAATCTTTACCTTCTTTGCTGTGCTGAGTGCTGTTTATGTCTGCGCATGCTTGTGTATTCACGATTACGGCCTGAGACGAGAAACTGggaaacagcagcaaagggGCATCGTGGGGCCGAGCACGGTGGAGAGTAGCGAGAATGAATGA